The proteins below are encoded in one region of Terriglobia bacterium:
- the panB gene encoding 3-methyl-2-oxobutanoate hydroxymethyltransferase: protein MTERKPATLPSLFKKVAEGQPLAMLTCYDFPTAVMQDRAGIDIILVGDSLGMTMLGYESTLPVTMEDMIRHAQAVRRGSPNAWLIGDMPYMSYQPSIETAIRSAGRFMAEAGCNAVKLEGGIEMADRIAALVRSGIPTMGHLGLTPQSSSALGGFRVQGKGAVQAKKIVDDAKALEEAGAYSILLEMVPDRVCKVITERARNCFIISLGSGPDAHGQLLIYHDMFGLYPRFKPRMAKVFADAGKVIQQGLEQYVKEVTGRSFPQPENWFQMPDDEYQRFCELLK from the coding sequence ATGACCGAAAGAAAACCAGCGACGCTGCCATCTCTTTTTAAAAAAGTCGCCGAAGGGCAGCCGCTTGCCATGCTCACTTGTTATGACTTTCCGACCGCGGTCATGCAGGATCGCGCCGGCATCGATATTATCCTGGTGGGCGACAGCCTGGGCATGACCATGCTGGGATATGAAAGCACCTTGCCGGTGACCATGGAAGACATGATCCGACACGCCCAGGCTGTGCGGCGCGGCTCGCCGAACGCCTGGCTGATCGGGGACATGCCCTACATGAGCTACCAACCCAGCATCGAAACGGCTATTCGCAGTGCCGGACGCTTCATGGCCGAGGCCGGCTGCAATGCCGTTAAACTCGAGGGCGGCATTGAAATGGCCGACCGCATCGCAGCACTGGTCCGCTCGGGCATCCCGACCATGGGCCACCTGGGGCTGACTCCGCAGAGTTCCAGCGCGCTGGGAGGATTCCGTGTCCAGGGAAAGGGCGCGGTCCAGGCAAAGAAGATCGTGGATGATGCCAAGGCGCTTGAAGAGGCCGGCGCCTATTCCATCCTGCTCGAAATGGTTCCCGATCGAGTCTGCAAAGTGATCACGGAGCGGGCCAGGAACTGTTTCATCATCAGCCTCGGTTCCGGGCCGGACGCCCACGGCCAGCTGTTGATCTACCACGACATGTTCGGGCTGTACCCCAGATTCAAGCCCAGGATGGCCAAAGTCTTTGCCGATGCCGGCAAAGTCATCCAGCAGGGACTCGAGCAGTACGTCAAGGAAGTTACCGGGCGCAGCTTCCCCCAGCCTGAAAACTGGTTCCAGATGCCGGACGATGAATACCAGCGGTTTTGCGAGTTGCTGAAATAG
- a CDS encoding formate--tetrahydrofolate ligase, translating to MPYDASKMADWQIAQAAEKNMPSPAAWRERLGLQEDEVLPMGRVCKLDFLRIMDRLKDRPDGKFVEVTAITPTPLGEGKTTTSLGLIQGLGKLGKNAGGCLRQPSGGPTMNIKGTAAGGGNALLIPMTEFSLGLTGDLNDIMNAHNLAMVALTARMQHERNYGDEQLQKLTRMRRLDVDPTRVEFTWVMDFCAQALRNIIIGIGGRNDGYMMKSQFNIIPSSELMAILAIVRDLADLRERLANITLAFDRRGNPVTTRDLEVDGAMCAWMRNTINPTLCSTAEYQPCMVHAGPFANIAVGQSSIIGDRVGLKLFEYHVTESGFGADVGFEKFWNVKCRYAGLAPSTSVLTVTIRALKMHGNGPAVVPGIPLPPEYTKENLELLERGIPNLVHHIKIIRKAGIHPVVCINRFASDTKDEIAMVRKAAEAAGARCAVSNQWAKGGEGAVELAEAVTEACRDRNDFHYLYPLDRKLRDRVETIAQEVYGADAVAWTPEAKAKAEILESDPKYADYATLMVKTHLSLTHDPALKGVPKGWILPIRDVLIFSGAKFLCPLAGSISLMPGTGSNPGFRRVDVDTATGEVKGLF from the coding sequence ATGCCCTACGATGCGAGCAAGATGGCAGACTGGCAGATTGCTCAAGCAGCCGAAAAAAACATGCCCTCTCCTGCCGCATGGAGGGAACGCCTGGGATTGCAGGAAGATGAAGTTCTCCCCATGGGGAGAGTCTGCAAGCTGGATTTTCTCCGGATCATGGACCGCCTCAAAGACCGTCCCGACGGCAAATTTGTGGAAGTAACCGCGATCACACCCACACCTTTGGGAGAGGGGAAGACAACCACCTCTCTCGGCCTGATTCAAGGCCTGGGCAAACTGGGCAAGAATGCCGGCGGATGCCTGCGCCAACCTTCCGGCGGGCCTACGATGAATATCAAGGGGACTGCAGCCGGCGGCGGGAACGCGCTGCTGATCCCGATGACCGAGTTCTCTCTGGGGCTGACCGGAGACCTCAACGACATCATGAATGCCCACAATCTGGCCATGGTAGCGCTGACTGCACGCATGCAGCATGAACGGAACTACGGCGATGAGCAGCTGCAAAAGCTGACCAGGATGCGCCGCCTCGATGTCGATCCCACGCGTGTCGAATTCACCTGGGTGATGGATTTCTGCGCCCAGGCCCTGCGCAACATAATCATCGGCATCGGCGGCAGGAACGACGGCTACATGATGAAGTCCCAGTTCAACATCATACCGAGCTCCGAACTCATGGCCATTCTCGCCATCGTGCGGGATCTGGCGGATCTGAGAGAGCGTCTGGCAAACATCACTCTGGCCTTCGATCGCCGCGGCAACCCCGTCACGACCAGGGATCTGGAGGTGGACGGCGCCATGTGCGCCTGGATGCGCAACACCATCAACCCGACTCTGTGCAGCACGGCCGAGTACCAACCCTGTATGGTGCACGCCGGGCCTTTTGCCAATATCGCCGTAGGCCAGTCCTCGATAATCGGTGACCGGGTCGGACTCAAGCTGTTTGAGTATCATGTTACAGAGAGCGGATTCGGGGCCGATGTCGGCTTTGAGAAATTCTGGAATGTGAAATGTCGTTACGCCGGCCTCGCTCCCAGCACCTCGGTTCTTACTGTCACCATCCGGGCCCTCAAAATGCACGGTAACGGCCCAGCTGTCGTTCCCGGCATTCCGTTGCCTCCGGAGTACACCAAAGAGAATCTGGAATTGCTGGAAAGGGGAATTCCCAACCTGGTCCATCACATCAAAATCATCCGCAAAGCGGGGATTCACCCCGTGGTGTGCATCAACCGCTTCGCCAGCGACACCAAGGATGAGATCGCGATGGTGCGCAAGGCAGCAGAGGCTGCCGGGGCGCGTTGCGCCGTGTCCAACCAGTGGGCCAAGGGTGGAGAGGGCGCCGTAGAACTTGCCGAAGCTGTAACCGAGGCTTGCAGAGACAGGAATGATTTCCACTACCTCTATCCGCTCGATAGAAAACTGAGAGACCGCGTCGAAACCATCGCTCAGGAAGTTTATGGGGCTGACGCCGTTGCGTGGACTCCCGAGGCTAAGGCAAAGGCCGAAATACTCGAGTCTGACCCGAAATATGCAGACTATGCCACTCTCATGGTCAAGACTCACCTAAGCCTCACTCATGATCCCGCGCTCAAGGGCGTTCCGAAAGGTTGGATTCTTCCCATTCGCGACGTTTTGATCTTCTCGGGAGCCAAGTTCCTCTGTCCGCTGGCCGGGAGCATCAGCCTGATGCCCGGAACAGGATCCAACCCGGGATTCCGCCGCGTCGATGTGGACACCGCCACCGGCGAGGTGAAAGGTCTGTTCTGA
- a CDS encoding cyclic nucleotide-binding domain-containing protein, whose amino-acid sequence MFIEKAYLFQGMSPEFMDEISRSLTHESHQNGDLLFKAGDPAGFLYVIEEGRVRLSAGDRGIVTQIVENQGDAIGWSSLVGRDVYSSSAECLSDVRLVKIRRERLNEIFDRYPVCGLVLFRRLARMIGERLLKSYRQIAAAHESKGSGRYEFGG is encoded by the coding sequence ATGTTCATCGAGAAGGCCTATCTTTTCCAGGGAATGAGCCCGGAGTTCATGGACGAGATTTCCCGAAGCCTGACTCACGAGTCACACCAAAATGGAGACCTTCTGTTCAAGGCCGGAGATCCAGCCGGCTTTCTGTATGTGATCGAGGAGGGCAGGGTGCGGCTGAGTGCCGGGGATCGAGGCATCGTCACTCAGATCGTGGAAAACCAAGGCGATGCCATCGGATGGTCCAGCCTCGTGGGGCGTGACGTTTATTCGAGCTCGGCCGAATGCCTCTCCGACGTCCGCCTCGTCAAAATCCGAAGGGAGAGGTTGAACGAGATTTTCGACCGTTATCCGGTTTGCGGCCTGGTTCTCTTTCGGCGCCTTGCGAGAATGATCGGCGAACGTCTGTTGAAGAGTTATCGCCAGATCGCAGCGGCCCACGAATCCAAGGGCTCAGGCCGCTACGAATTCGGGGGGTGA
- a CDS encoding DUF1638 domain-containing protein, with translation MAENQQAVVIACAVLREVVRTGIEIPFIFMDYGLHLTPRKMRAAIQEQIDALAAPHLVLIGFGLCGNGLIGLQARHHTLIIPRVDDCVSFFLGSRAAYLREFHAEPATYYITPGWLECGGEPMSEHQKHCDKYGPAKAALISDALYGRYRKVCFVAFSPQDLERYRPRAMRVAEFCRERWRWQYTERVGSDALIRRLLEFGRAAVPAGDLCVTEDFVIIKPGEEVRQEQFLMNETALTEKSGSCTTCTIK, from the coding sequence ATGGCAGAGAACCAGCAAGCCGTCGTCATCGCCTGCGCAGTGCTCCGGGAAGTAGTTCGCACCGGCATCGAGATCCCGTTCATCTTCATGGACTATGGCCTGCACCTTACGCCCCGGAAGATGCGGGCCGCCATTCAGGAGCAGATCGATGCTCTCGCAGCGCCCCACCTCGTGTTGATCGGATTCGGACTTTGCGGCAACGGCCTGATCGGCCTGCAGGCGAGACACCACACGCTCATTATTCCCAGAGTCGATGACTGCGTCTCCTTTTTTCTCGGATCGCGTGCCGCCTACCTCAGGGAGTTCCATGCCGAGCCCGCAACATACTACATCACTCCGGGATGGCTGGAATGCGGCGGCGAGCCCATGAGCGAGCACCAGAAACACTGCGACAAGTATGGCCCGGCAAAGGCCGCATTGATCTCCGACGCCCTCTACGGACGTTATCGGAAGGTCTGTTTCGTCGCCTTCAGCCCGCAAGACCTGGAGCGCTACCGTCCGCGGGCCATGCGGGTAGCCGAGTTCTGCCGGGAACGCTGGCGTTGGCAGTACACGGAGCGCGTCGGCTCGGACGCACTCATCCGGCGCCTGCTCGAGTTTGGCCGGGCCGCCGTCCCCGCCGGCGATCTCTGCGTCACCGAGGACTTCGTGATCATCAAGCCGGGTGAAGAAGTGCGACAGGAGCAGTTCTTAATGAACGAGACGGCCCTTACGGAGAAATCAGGTTCATGTACTACTTGTACAATCAAGTGA
- a CDS encoding bifunctional 5,10-methylene-tetrahydrofolate dehydrogenase/5,10-methylene-tetrahydrofolate cyclohydrolase produces MTARLLKGADVAREIREELLQEVQRLKETRGAVPGLVTVLVGNNPASESYVRAKQKTAHELGFYSIQDSRPESISEDQLLALIEGYNRDERIHGILVQLPLPRHINEAKVLYAVDPKKDVDAFHPVNVGKLVIGQADYLPCTPAGIQELIVRSGVETSGAEVVVIGRSNIVGKPIANMMLQKAKGANATVTVCHTKTRDMASHSRRADILIVAAGTPEYVRGHMIKPGAVVIDVGVNEVGRTADGRRMLKGDVAFEEAVEVAGAITPVPGGVGPMTITMLMKNTVRACKVHMS; encoded by the coding sequence ATGACCGCCAGGCTGCTCAAGGGCGCGGACGTAGCCAGGGAGATTCGTGAAGAGCTCCTGCAGGAAGTGCAGCGGCTCAAAGAAACCCGCGGCGCTGTCCCGGGACTTGTGACGGTTCTGGTCGGCAACAATCCCGCCTCGGAGAGCTATGTCCGGGCCAAGCAGAAGACGGCCCACGAGCTTGGTTTCTATTCGATCCAGGACAGCCGGCCGGAGAGCATTTCCGAGGATCAGTTGCTGGCGCTCATCGAGGGATACAATCGGGATGAGCGGATCCACGGCATCCTGGTCCAGCTGCCGCTGCCGCGCCACATTAACGAGGCCAAAGTGCTGTACGCCGTCGATCCCAAGAAAGATGTTGATGCGTTCCACCCGGTGAACGTCGGCAAGCTGGTGATCGGACAGGCGGATTATCTTCCCTGCACCCCCGCCGGCATCCAGGAGCTGATCGTTCGTTCCGGTGTGGAGACCAGCGGTGCCGAAGTGGTCGTCATCGGCCGGTCCAATATCGTGGGCAAGCCGATAGCAAACATGATGCTGCAAAAGGCAAAGGGCGCAAATGCCACTGTGACGGTTTGTCACACGAAGACCCGGGATATGGCCTCGCACTCAAGGCGCGCCGACATCCTGATCGTGGCTGCCGGCACACCGGAATATGTCCGGGGTCACATGATCAAGCCCGGCGCAGTGGTGATCGACGTGGGCGTCAATGAGGTGGGACGTACAGCCGACGGCAGGAGAATGCTGAAGGGGGACGTGGCTTTTGAGGAAGCCGTCGAAGTCGCCGGCGCCATCACGCCAGTTCCCGGAGGCGTGGGGCCGATGACCATCACCATGCTCATGAAGAACACGGTCCGGGCATGCAAGGTGCACATGTCTTGA
- a CDS encoding corrinoid protein — MTLADDILEQIKLSIVDMEDQKAVALTRQALADHPAEEILNRALIPAMELVGNEYEQGQKFIPEMLLAAEAMTSALELLKPQLARSDVKKVGKVVMGTVEGDVHDIGQRMVCIMLEGAGFEVLSLGADVATHEFVNAVKTKSPDILGMSALLTTTAPRMKGVIEALQKEGLRNRVKIMVGGAILNQRLADEYGADGYAPDAASATRLARTLMEDPRT, encoded by the coding sequence ATGACCCTTGCCGATGACATTTTGGAGCAGATCAAGCTCAGCATTGTAGACATGGAAGACCAGAAGGCCGTCGCGCTCACGAGGCAAGCTCTGGCAGATCACCCGGCAGAGGAAATTCTTAACAGGGCGCTCATTCCCGCGATGGAATTGGTCGGGAACGAGTATGAACAGGGGCAGAAGTTCATTCCCGAAATGCTCCTGGCCGCGGAAGCGATGACCTCAGCGCTCGAGTTGCTGAAGCCGCAGCTCGCCCGGTCCGACGTCAAGAAGGTCGGCAAGGTCGTCATGGGGACCGTCGAGGGCGACGTGCACGACATCGGCCAGAGAATGGTATGCATCATGTTGGAAGGAGCCGGCTTCGAGGTCCTCAGCCTGGGCGCGGACGTTGCGACCCATGAGTTCGTCAATGCCGTCAAGACGAAAAGCCCCGACATCCTGGGAATGTCTGCGTTATTGACAACCACGGCGCCCCGCATGAAAGGGGTCATCGAAGCGCTTCAGAAAGAGGGCTTGAGAAACAGGGTGAAGATCATGGTCGGCGGCGCCATCCTGAATCAGCGGCTCGCGGATGAATACGGCGCCGACGGCTACGCCCCCGATGCGGCGTCCGCTACCAGGCTGGCCAGGACATTGATGGAAGACCCGCGCACGTAA
- a CDS encoding C-GCAxxG-C-C family protein, with product MTEKRGGVLSDTDRTELLNRVEEKAGSYMNKYGGCGQCTLRALQEEMDLGGGAAVLKAAGFTNMGIALTQNICGALLGCIMAMGLACGREDFADTIYPQPEVVDETYQLPRSLMLIRGFYQRFIQEFGSWSCRDLQIRIFGRSFETVILEEEERFHLAGGHTACVSLVGRAARLAAETILELPCR from the coding sequence ATGACGGAAAAGAGAGGCGGAGTGTTGTCCGATACCGACAGGACGGAACTCTTGAACCGCGTGGAGGAGAAGGCGGGCTCCTATATGAACAAGTATGGGGGCTGCGGCCAGTGCACGCTGCGGGCGCTCCAGGAAGAAATGGATCTCGGCGGAGGCGCGGCGGTGTTGAAGGCAGCAGGTTTCACCAACATGGGAATCGCGCTGACGCAGAACATATGCGGCGCGTTGCTGGGTTGCATCATGGCCATGGGATTGGCCTGCGGGCGCGAGGATTTCGCCGATACCATCTACCCCCAGCCCGAGGTGGTGGACGAGACCTACCAGCTGCCCCGTTCTCTGATGCTGATCCGGGGCTTTTATCAACGCTTCATACAGGAATTCGGCAGCTGGTCCTGCCGCGATCTGCAGATCCGGATCTTCGGCCGGAGCTTTGAGACCGTGATCCTGGAAGAGGAGGAAAGGTTTCACCTGGCGGGCGGACACACGGCGTGCGTCAGTCTTGTCGGCAGGGCCGCGCGTCTCGCGGCCGAAACCATCCTGGAGCTTCCGTGCCGCTAG
- a CDS encoding methylenetetrahydrofolate reductase C-terminal domain-containing protein yields MPENFLRLALDQGEFFISAELVLGRDHAVTEAETFVLDASRESKGIKIISITDLPGGNPALPPESFASFIAERGLTPLAHLSGKDGNRAFLESRLHALARIGVESILALTGDAQKDGFLGKPKPVYDLDSVLLLGLINAVGAGIEYTLGSRTVRTTPFAFLAGAVVNPYKTSEPDQMMQLYKLELKVAAGARFIITQLGFNLRKLLEVKQFLMREGLGGVPLVANVYVPTATIARMMKDGEVAGCVIPDALIERLEKEKKPERLERAALMVAAAKDLGFAGAHVGGFRLAHADYVTIRDRALEIGADWRQRVEDLIFPYPGEFYLLPPGEGGLSDPDATYQTAASPHLSLLQHLTLAVHEHLVAGDSSGARFLSARLGVSAGLPNDDSWRCGFWYRLLGAATLYRRAVLGCLSCGDCLQDHLSYAGCTMRWCYKGLRNGPCGGSRVDGSCEAHADLRCAWENVYLSTLAIREDPAKFAHTWLPPRDWHLDQTNALANRLAGLDNYPRRQKI; encoded by the coding sequence GTGCCGGAGAATTTTCTCAGGCTGGCTCTTGATCAGGGTGAGTTTTTTATTTCTGCCGAGCTGGTGCTGGGCCGGGACCATGCAGTCACGGAGGCAGAGACCTTCGTCCTGGACGCGTCCCGCGAGAGCAAGGGCATCAAAATCATCAGCATCACCGATCTGCCGGGCGGCAACCCGGCCCTGCCTCCGGAATCCTTCGCATCTTTCATAGCCGAACGGGGCTTGACGCCGCTGGCCCACCTGAGCGGCAAGGATGGCAACCGGGCCTTCCTCGAAAGCCGCCTGCATGCTCTGGCGCGCATCGGGGTCGAAAGCATCCTGGCGCTCACGGGAGACGCGCAGAAGGACGGATTTCTGGGCAAACCCAAGCCGGTCTATGATCTCGATTCCGTCTTGTTGCTCGGGCTTATAAACGCCGTCGGCGCCGGCATCGAATACACGCTTGGATCCCGGACCGTCCGGACGACCCCCTTCGCTTTCCTCGCGGGTGCGGTGGTGAATCCCTACAAAACCAGCGAGCCCGACCAGATGATGCAGCTTTACAAGCTGGAGCTGAAAGTGGCTGCAGGAGCCCGTTTCATCATCACCCAGCTGGGCTTCAATCTTCGCAAGCTTCTTGAGGTCAAACAGTTTCTGATGAGGGAAGGGCTGGGCGGCGTGCCGCTGGTGGCCAATGTCTATGTGCCGACCGCGACCATCGCCCGCATGATGAAGGATGGGGAGGTTGCCGGATGCGTGATTCCGGATGCTCTGATTGAGCGGCTCGAGAAGGAGAAGAAACCGGAGCGGCTCGAACGTGCGGCCCTGATGGTTGCCGCGGCGAAGGACCTTGGATTCGCCGGGGCGCATGTGGGCGGATTCCGGCTCGCGCATGCCGACTATGTGACCATTCGCGACCGCGCCCTGGAAATCGGAGCGGATTGGCGGCAGCGGGTGGAGGATCTGATTTTCCCCTACCCCGGCGAATTCTATCTCCTGCCGCCAGGTGAGGGCGGCCTGAGCGACCCGGACGCAACGTATCAGACCGCCGCTTCTCCACACCTCTCCCTGTTGCAGCACCTCACCCTGGCCGTGCATGAGCACCTCGTGGCCGGGGATTCAAGCGGGGCCCGATTTCTTTCGGCGAGATTGGGAGTTTCTGCCGGCTTGCCCAACGACGATTCGTGGCGTTGCGGATTCTGGTATCGGCTGCTTGGGGCGGCGACGCTCTATCGCAGAGCCGTGCTGGGATGCTTGAGTTGTGGCGACTGCTTGCAGGATCACCTGAGCTACGCGGGATGCACCATGCGCTGGTGCTATAAGGGCCTGCGCAACGGCCCATGCGGTGGCTCGCGCGTGGATGGAAGCTGCGAGGCGCACGCGGATCTGCGCTGCGCGTGGGAGAACGTCTATCTCAGCACCTTGGCGATCCGGGAGGATCCGGCGAAGTTCGCCCACACCTGGCTCCCGCCCCGGGATTGGCACCTGGACCAGACGAATGCTCTGGCAAATCGTCTCGCCGGGTTGGATAATTACCCGCGCCGGCAGAAGATCTGA
- a CDS encoding dihydropteroate synthase: MLIIGERINATRKRIGEAVTKRDEDFIKEEARKQVEAGAHMLDVNGGVAGHEVENLSWLVKTVQEVAQVPLCLDSADPEALRQALPLCRQPAMINSITDDPERFQAVLPLVKQHNAKVIALCLAAGAPPTGLEDRVATAVSLVERLTAAGVPAGNIYVDPCVFPVSTGSQHGPAVLEAISRIHRQCPGVHTSCGVSNVSYGLPVRKLLNEVFLLMLLGRGMDAAIIDPCDTGLMARILAAEALGGRDAHCMGYLHAYRNGRLEPQQAGSGSPKTP, from the coding sequence GTGCTGATTATTGGGGAACGCATTAACGCAACGCGCAAGCGTATTGGCGAAGCGGTAACGAAGAGGGATGAGGACTTCATCAAAGAGGAAGCCAGGAAGCAGGTGGAGGCCGGGGCGCACATGCTGGATGTCAACGGCGGCGTCGCGGGCCATGAGGTGGAAAACCTGTCCTGGCTAGTGAAGACCGTCCAGGAGGTCGCGCAGGTGCCTCTTTGTCTGGACAGCGCCGATCCCGAGGCCTTGCGGCAGGCTCTGCCCTTGTGCCGGCAACCGGCGATGATCAACTCGATCACCGACGATCCGGAGAGATTCCAGGCTGTGTTGCCTCTGGTTAAGCAGCACAATGCGAAGGTCATCGCCCTCTGCCTTGCCGCCGGAGCCCCGCCCACAGGTCTCGAGGACCGCGTAGCCACCGCCGTCAGCCTGGTGGAGCGGCTGACCGCGGCGGGTGTCCCGGCGGGCAATATCTATGTAGATCCCTGCGTTTTTCCCGTCAGCACGGGCTCGCAGCACGGTCCTGCGGTTCTCGAGGCCATTAGCCGAATCCACAGGCAGTGCCCGGGTGTCCATACCAGCTGCGGTGTGAGCAACGTTTCCTATGGACTCCCCGTCCGCAAGCTGCTGAATGAGGTCTTCCTCTTGATGCTCCTGGGAAGGGGAATGGACGCAGCCATCATCGATCCTTGTGACACAGGATTGATGGCACGGATATTGGCTGCTGAGGCGCTTGGGGGGCGGGATGCGCACTGCATGGGTTATCTGCACGCCTATCGGAACGGCAGGCTCGAGCCGCAGCAGGCGGGCTCCGGCAGTCCGAAGACACCCTAG
- a CDS encoding uroporphyrinogen decarboxylase family protein: MYYLYNQVTEMTPMERMMAALRGEKPDRVPVHIYPRFAPLEYLGLKFLQTWEVPDLYVKAQILGQERFQYDCVIDYDMMGPVEEALGTVLKYPEDDVPMVKEPAIRSKEDTRKINWKIDPRKDGNMPKVLYVIRRLKEELTKRGGGKQHVPIMTWGSCPSRTVGCLLGFQKWFTTVVRDPAWAQELMELALDPWLEMVKAEVEAGADLVWVNDPVSSADCISRAVYEKLTQPMERKFIEAIRKETGLPVVFHPCGNWHDRLDLIAQNQADCYFLGPMDIRLCVERITEQNRAGRARAKAINGNIGATTLTSTDKKVPVPYATTLDAGTPDTIEAECREIIQVVEGSGLRSILGPNCWTPQGVPFVNIDTVVYAARKHGRLS, encoded by the coding sequence ATGTACTACTTGTACAATCAAGTGACGGAAATGACCCCCATGGAGCGGATGATGGCCGCACTCCGCGGCGAGAAGCCCGACCGCGTGCCGGTGCACATCTACCCTCGCTTTGCCCCGCTCGAGTATTTAGGGCTGAAGTTCCTTCAGACCTGGGAGGTCCCCGATCTGTATGTCAAAGCACAAATCCTGGGCCAGGAGAGGTTCCAATACGACTGTGTGATCGACTACGACATGATGGGGCCGGTCGAGGAGGCCCTGGGCACCGTGCTGAAGTATCCGGAAGACGACGTGCCCATGGTAAAGGAGCCCGCCATCAGGAGCAAGGAGGACACCAGAAAGATCAACTGGAAAATCGATCCCCGAAAAGACGGCAACATGCCCAAGGTCCTCTACGTCATCCGGAGGCTCAAAGAGGAATTGACCAAGAGGGGAGGCGGAAAGCAGCACGTCCCCATCATGACATGGGGGAGTTGCCCGTCCAGAACCGTCGGCTGCCTGCTCGGTTTCCAGAAGTGGTTCACCACGGTCGTGCGCGATCCCGCCTGGGCGCAGGAACTCATGGAACTGGCTCTCGATCCATGGCTGGAGATGGTAAAAGCAGAGGTGGAAGCCGGGGCGGATCTGGTGTGGGTCAACGATCCGGTGTCCTCGGCAGACTGCATCTCGCGGGCCGTCTACGAGAAACTCACCCAGCCGATGGAAAGGAAGTTCATCGAGGCCATCCGGAAGGAGACGGGGCTGCCTGTCGTTTTCCATCCCTGCGGCAATTGGCACGATCGACTGGACCTCATCGCACAGAATCAGGCCGACTGCTATTTCCTCGGCCCGATGGACATCCGGCTCTGCGTCGAAAGAATCACCGAGCAAAACAGGGCCGGCAGGGCACGCGCCAAGGCCATCAACGGCAACATCGGGGCCACCACGCTGACGAGCACCGACAAGAAGGTTCCCGTGCCGTATGCCACAACTCTTGACGCCGGCACGCCGGACACCATCGAGGCGGAGTGCAGGGAAATCATCCAGGTCGTCGAGGGGAGCGGACTGCGCAGCATCCTCGGGCCCAACTGCTGGACGCCGCAGGGTGTGCCCTTCGTCAATATTGACACGGTGGTCTACGCCGCAAGAAAGCACGGCCGTTTGTCGTAA